One window of the Populus trichocarpa isolate Nisqually-1 chromosome 9, P.trichocarpa_v4.1, whole genome shotgun sequence genome contains the following:
- the LOC7472102 gene encoding uncharacterized protein LOC7472102 yields MDVDHYNVLGLPSGEEGAKLTEKEIAKAYKLKALVLHPDKRPDDPNAHENFQKLKLSYEVLKDEKARKLFDDLLRAKREQRARRGQQDAKRRRMVSDLEERERAAFAVDPAEVEKRRVEKIDKELRAQVDKIKAMFANKGVPVVKKETVGVKESRIEEDEKKILNVRWEKVDSEGYSAERLRELFSKFGEVKDVVIRSNKEKKKRGQALVEMATEEAAVAALGNVYGNLSNPLLVLPYGKKVAATTIPTRESDGLNIFSGINHQAYEDNILEKLQKAAENQRQKA; encoded by the exons ATGGATGTTGATCACTATAATGTGTTGGGGCTACCTTCTGGGGAGGAAGGGGCGAAGCTAACTGAAAAAGAAATAGCGAAAGCGTATAAACTGAAGGCTTTAGTGTTGCATCCGGATAAGAGGCCGGATGATCCAAACGCTCATGAAAATTTCCAGAAGCTGAAGTTGTCATACGAGGTTCTCAAGGATGAGAAAGCCCGTAAATTGTTTGATGATCTTCTTCGAGCTAAAAGAGAGCAGCGTGCCCGTCGGGGTCAGCAGGATGCCAAGAGGCGGAGGATGGTGTCTGATCTTGAAGAACGGGAACGTGCTGCATTCGCTGTTGATCCTGCTGAAGTGGAAAAAAGGAGAGTAGAGAAGATTGACAAGGAGTTGAGAGCACAAGTGGATAAAATAAAAGCCATGTTTGCGAACAAAGGCGTGCCTGTGGTGAAGAAAGAGACGGTGGGAGTAAAGGAGAGTAGGATTGAGGAAGATGAGAAGAAGATACTTAATGTTAGATGGGAAAAAGTGGATAGCGAGGGCTATAGTGCTGAGAGGCTGAGAGAGTTGTTTTCGAAGTTTGGTGAGGTTAAAGATGTTGTTATTAGAAgtaacaaggaaaagaaaaaaagaggccAAGCTCTTGTTGAAATGGCAACTGAAGAAGCAGCT GTTGCTGCTCTGGGGAACGTGTATGGAAATCTGTCAAATCCTCTTCTAGTTTTACCTTATGGAAAAAAGGTCGCAGCAACAACGATTCCTACAAGGGAATCTGATGGCCTAAACATTTTTTCTGGGATTAACCATCAAGCTTATGAAGATAACATCTTAGAGAAGCTCCAAAAG GCTGCAGAAAACCAAAGGCAAAAGGCATGA
- the LOC7474988 gene encoding transportin-1 has protein sequence MEAAAAWQPQEEGFKEICGLLEHQISPTSTADKLQIWQQLQNFSQLPDFNNYLAFILSRAEGKSVEIRQAAGLLLKNNLRNAYKTMTPAYQQYIKSELLPCLGAADRHIRSTVGTIISVVVQLGGILGWPELLQALITCLDSNDLNHMEGAMDALSKICEDIPQVLDSDVPGLPDRPIKIILPRLYQFFQSPHTSLKKLALGSVNQYIMLMPAALYASMNQYLQGLFALANDQAAEVRKLVCAAFVQLIEVRPSFLEPHLRDVVEYILQVNKNGDDEVALEACEFWSAYCNAQLPLENLREFLPRLIPVLLSNMAYADDDESLAEAEEDESLPDRDQDLKPRFHTSRFHGSDSVEDDDDDIVNVWNLRKCSAAALDILSNVFGDEILPTLMPVVEAKLAASGDESWKDREAAVLALGAVAEGCIDGLYPHLSQMVEFLIPLLDDKFPLIRSISCWTVSRFSKYIVQESGHQKGYEQFDKVLMGLLRRILDTNKRVQEAACSAFATLEEEAAEDLAPRLEIILQHLMCAFGKYQRRNLRIVYDAIGTLADAVGAELNKPAYLEILMPPLIAKWQRLSNSDKDLFPLLECFTSIAQALGTGFSQFAEPVFQRCIAIIQSQQLAKVDPVTAGFLYDKEFIVCSIDLLSGIAEGLGSGIESLVSQSNLRDLLLQCCMDDASDVRQSAFALLGDLARVCAVHLRPRLPEFLDVAAKQLYTPKLKESISVANNACWAIGELAVKVHQEISPIVMTVMPCLVPILQHSEELNNKSLVENSAITLGRLAWVCPEILSPHMEHFMQSWCIALSKIHDDIEKEDAFRGLCAMVRRNPSGALSSLVFMCKAIASWHEIRSEELHNEVCQVLHGYKQMLRNGAWDQYMSALEPPVKEKLLKYQV, from the exons ATGGAGGCAGCGGCGGCGTGGCAGCCACAGGAAGAAGGATTCAAGGAGATCTGTGGATTACTAGAGCATCAGATTTCACCAACTTCAACCGCCGATAAGCTTCAGATTTGGCAACAACTTCAAAACTTCTCTCAACTCCCCGATTTCAATAATTACCTTGCCTTCATTCTTTCTCGCGCCGAG GGGAAATCGGTGGAGATTAGGCAGGCGGCGggattattgttaaaaaataacctaagaaATGCGTATAAAACTATGACGCCCGCGTATCAACAGTATATAAAATCGGAGTTGTTGCCGTGTTTAGGAGCGGCGGATAGGCATATAAGGTCGACGGTGGGGACCATTATTAGTGTTGTTGTTCAACTGGGTGGAATTTTGGGGTGGCCTGAGTTGCTGCAAGCTCTCATTACTTGTTTGGATAGTAATGATCTTAATCACATGGAAGGCGCTATGGATGCTCTGTCTAAG ATTTGTGAGGATATTCCACAAGTTTTGGATTCAGATGTGCCTGGGTTACCTGATCGACCCATTAAGATCATCCTTCCTCGATTATATCAG TTCTTCCAGTCACCTCATACCTCACTGAAAAAACTTGCGTTGGGTTCTGTGAATCAATACATTATGTTAATGCCTGCT GCTCTTTATGCATCCATGAATCAGTATCTTCAGGGTTTGTTTGCTCTTGCTAATGACCAGGCTGCAGAAGTGCGGAAATTG GTTTGTGCAGCTTTTGTACAGCTAATTGAGGTCAGGCCATCTTTCTTGGAG cCACATTTGAGAGATGTAGTTGAATATATCTTGCAAGTCAACAAGAATGGCGATGATGAAGTGGCTCTTGAAGCCTGTGAATTCTG GTCTGCATACTGTAATGCTCAGTTACCACTTGAGAACTTAAGAGAATTCTTGCCACGTCTGATTCCG GTTTTGCTGTCGAACATGGCTTATGCTGATGATGATGAGTCGCTCGCTGAGGCTGAG GAAGATGAGTCTCTCCCAGACAGGGATCAG GATCTGAAACCTCGGTTTCATACATCACGATTTCATGGATCAGATAGCGTGGAAGATGAT GATGATGACATAGTGAATGTGTGGAATTTAAGGAAATGCAGTGCAGCTGCTCTTGACATTCTCTCAAATGTGTTTGGAGATGAGATTCTTCCAACATTGATGCCTGTTGTTGAG GCTAAGTTAGCTGCTAGCGGTGATGAATCCTGGAAAGACAGAGAAGCAGCAGTTTTGGCACTTGGTGCTGTTGCTGAGGGTTGCATTGATGGTCTTTATCCTCATTTGTCTCAG ATGGTGGAATTCCTTATTCCTCTATTAGATGACAAGTTCCCCCTCATACGAAGCATTTCCTGTTGGACAGTTTCCCGATTCAGCAAATACATTGTTCAG GAAAGTGGCCATCAAAAAGGCTATGAACAATTTGACAAAGTTCTTATGGGTCTTCTACGGAGAATATTGGATACAAACAAGCGTGTGCAAGAGGCTGCTTGTTCAGCTTTTGCAACACTAGAAGAG GAAGCCGCTGAAGACTTGGCACCACGTTTAGAGATTATTTTACAGCACCTCATGTGTGCTTTTGGGAAATATCAG AGACGGAATCTTAGAATTGTATATGATGCTATTGGAACTCTAGCAGATGCTGTTGGAGCAGAACTGAATAAG CCTGCTTATCTTGAAATTTTGATGCCACCATTAATTGCAAAGTGGCAGCGGCTTTCAAATTCAGACAAAGATCTCTTTCCCCTGCTGGAGTGCTTTACATCCATAGCGCAG gCATTGGGTACAGGATTCTCTCAATTTGCTGAGCCTGTATTTCAGAGGTGTATAGCCATAATTCAGAGCCAACAATTAGCGAAG GTTGATCCTGTTACGGCTGGGTTTCTGTATGATAAAGAATTCATTGTTTGCTCAATTGATCTTCTCTCCGGAATTGCTGAGGGTCTTGGTAGTGGGATAGAAAGTTTG GTTTCACAAAGCAATTTAAGGGACCTGCTTCTGCAATGTTGCATGGATGATGCTTCTGATGTTCGGCAAAGTGCTTTTGCACTCCTCGGTGACCTTGCAAGA GTATGTGCTGTTCATTTGCGCCCCCGATTGCCTGAGTTTCTTGATGTTGCAGCCAAACAACTG TACACTCCTAAGCTGAAGGAAAGCATTTCAGTAGCAAATAACGCATGTTGGGCTATTGGAGAATTAGCAGTTAAG GTTCATCAAGAAATCTCTCCTATTGTTATGACTGTCATGCCATGCTTGGTTCCAATTCTCCAACATTCAGAG GAACTGAACAACAAGTCACTCGTAGAAAATAGTGCAATCACACTTGGGAGGCTTGCATGGGTTTGTCCTGAAATTTTATCACCGCACATGGAGCATTTCATGCAATCATGGTGCATTGCTTTGTCCAA GATACATGATGATATTGAGAAAGAGGATGCCTTCCGAGGTCTATGTGCAATG GTCAGAAGAAATCCTTCTGGAGCTCTAAGTTCACTTGTTTTCATGTGCAAAGCAATCGCAAGTTGGCAT GAAATAAGAAGTGAAGAGCTACATAATGAAGTTTGCCAGGTGTTGCATGGTTATAAACAG ATGCTCAGGAATGGAGCATGGGACCAGTACATGTCTGCATTGGAGCCCCCAGTGAAGGAAAAACTTTTGAAATATCAAGTGTAA
- the LOC7474989 gene encoding probable hexosyltransferase MUCI70: MESEVQRSVSLRANRKGGNYRSNNNHTPSSNSKDVEGGGGGLFSSGKLPSDYAMKIIWKKGFIRLVLVAGILWMLLILIVLLFHVWSCQSSYLFFSAICNKESKVYTILNTWGFVPQQHRCPIPVVSNPDRIVIPEGRTHDQIIKNLSYVMEDKPVKDGSQSSPLFGGHQSWKQRERSFKLSSSMKVHCGFMHNGGADMDPVDIKYVEKCRFVVASGIFDGYDVPHQPSNISDRSKELFCFLMVVDEISLEFIKENVTVWEDHNRGQWVGIWRLILLKHSPYDEPRRNGKVPKILTHRLFPQAQYSIWIDGKMELIVDPLQILERYLWHGKNTFAIAQHKHHRSIYEEADANKRRKRYARPLIDLHMKIYYYEGMEPWSPKKSTVSDVPEGAIIIREHTAMSNLFSCLWFNEVNLFTPRDQLSFGYVVYRLGGAFKFFMFPNCEYNSLFVLHPHTREHSSKVEWVKSLSEFKGNGSSMKESRGGLGLWTPYPADLKSVVLPKVVRTSKAG, translated from the exons ATGGAGAGCGAAGTGCAACGGTCAGTTTCATTACGGGCAAACCGGAAAGGAGGAAACTACCGTAGCAATAATAATCATACCCCATCATCAAATTCTAAGG ATGTtgaaggtggtggtggaggtctTTTTAGTTCTGGAAAGTTGCCGAGTGATTATGCGATGAAAATAATTTGGAAGAAAGGATTTATTCGCTTGGTTCTTGTTGCCGGCATTCTTTGGATGTTACTCATTCTTATTGTGTTACTGTTTCATGTTTGGTCTTGTCAATCTTCTTATCTATTCTTTTCAG CAATATGTAACAAAGAAAGCAAGGTATATACCATTTTAAACACTTGGGGATTTGTGCCACAGCAACATC GTTGTCCGATCCCTGTCGTCAGTAACCCTGACAGAATAGTTATTCCCGAGGGAAGAACCCATgaccaaattattaaaaatctttCATATGTTATGGAGGATAAGCCCGTGAAAGACGGATCTCAGTCATCCCCATTATTTGGAGGACATCAAAGCTGGAAACAAAGAGAGAGGAGTTTTAAACTAAGTTCTTCCATGAAG GTGCATTGTGGATTTATGCATAATGGTGGTGCAGACATGGATCCTGTAGATATTAAATATGTTGAGAAATGTAGGTTCGTGGTTGCTTCTGGAATTTTTGATGGATATGATGTACCTCATCAGCCTTCAAATATAAGCGACCGTTCTAAGGaactcttttgttttcttatggtGGTGGATGAGATCTCTCTCGAATTCATAAAGGAAAATGTTACTGTCTGGGAGGACCATAACAGGGGACAATGGGTTGGTATCTGGCGTCTTATTCTACTGAAGCATTCACCTTATGATGAGCCCAGAAGGAATGGGAAAGTTCCCAAGATTTTAACCCATAGGCTATTTCCTCAAGCACAGTACAGCATCTGGATTGATGGTAAAATGGAGCTGATAGTTGATCCGTTACAAATTCTAGAAAG ATACTTATGGCATGGGAAGAATACATTTGCCATTGCTCAGCACAAACATCATCGAAGCATATATGAGGAGGCTGATGCAAATAAGCGAAGGAAACGGTATGCCCGACCCCTCATTGATCtccacatgaaaatatattattacgaGGGGATGGAGCCATGGAGTCCAAAGAAAAGTACTGTCAGTG ATGTGCCAGAGGGAGCTATTATCATACGGGAACATACAGCTATGAGTAACCTGTTTAGCTGCTTGTGGTTTAACGAGGTCAACCTCTTCACACCAAGAGACCAATTGAGTTTTGGCTATGTTGTGTACAGATTAGGAGGTGCATTCAAGTTCTTCATGTTTCCAAATTGTGAATACAACTCACTGTTTGTGTTGCATCCGCACACCCGAGAGCATTCATCAAAGGTAGAGTGGGTAAAAAGTTTGAGTGAATTTAAGGGTAACGGTAGCAGTATGAAGGAGAGCAGAGGTGGATTAGGCTTGTGGACTCCTTATCCTGCAGATCTCAAATCAGTTGTACTGCCTAAAGTAGTAAGAACATCAAAAGCAGGCTGA
- the LOC127905792 gene encoding uncharacterized protein LOC127905792 has product MASKKTTSGNRLDVGWQYGIDVDKNSRRVQCKYCQKIISGGIYRFKHHLACTRKDVEPCQQVPEDIKKMMLNVLVKNQEATEKKRKAFQYIGKDEDNDEGNEITSVDKGKRVASGSGSTQTTINQLLKRDLREEACRQIARFFYTSAIPFNCVKNPEFVKALELVAKHGPGFKPPSYHDIREKYLKQEVDHTINLLEEYKLEWKKTGCSIMSDGWTDKKRRSICNFLVNSPKGTIFLSSVDTSNISKTADKVFEMLDAIVERIGEENMVQVVTDNAANYKAAGQLLMGKRKRLFWTPCAAHCIDLILEDFEKKVEVHQVTIANGRRITSYIYSRTILISMLRHFTKGKDLIRPAATRFATAYLTLGCLSDCKIQLMTMFTSIQWRSCRFSKTEEGKRIQSCVLDSKFWHDVTICIKAAYPLIKVLRLVDSDEKPAMGFIYEAMDQAKEKIQVNFSCVKKSYMPIWNIIDARWELQLHRPLHAAAYYLNPHYHYNSNFKVNANIKIGLYQCLERMVPDASERCKIDLQLDSFKDASGLFGIEAAKITRDKKTPAKWWDSYGDECPELQKFAIRVLSLTCSSSGCERNWSAFEMVHTKRRNRLHQKKMNDLVFVMCNLKLNDNQVKKQANDFGEVFDHLSSDDDWITEGEKHDGSSSFDLLGVIDSATRRKNGKEDESDDEENLNGVGMECHGTEDDLEIQNDVNSDNSRSLELNIVDNIGVGPGTSSSTNVPNIGAGTSSSTNVPLDGNDFDNCFRNNEGDKGNDGVFSLHDTPTDCLF; this is encoded by the exons ATGGCATCTAAAAAAACTACCAGTGGCAATAGACTTGACGTGGGATGGCAATATGGTATAGATGTTGATAAGAATTCAAGAAGAGTGCAGTGCAAGTATTGTCAGAAAATTATCAGTGGAGGTATTTACCGTTTCAAGCATCATTTGGCTTGCACTCGAAAGGATGTTGAGCCATGCCAGCAAGTACCAGAAGATATAAAGAAGATGATGTTGaatgttttggtgaaaaatcaagaagcaactgagaagaaaagaaaggcttttcaatatattggaaaagatgaagataatgatGAAGGGAATGAAATTACCTCAGTGGACAAAGGAAAGAGAGTAGCAAGTGGGAGTGGAAGTACACAAACCACCATCAATCAGCTGCTAAAAAGGGATCTTAGAGAAGAAGCATGTCGACAAATTGCAAGATTTTTCTACACCAGTGCAATTCCATTTAACTGTGTGAAAAACCCTGAATTTGTTAAGGCACTTGAATTGGTTGCAAAGCATGGGCCAGGTTTTAAGCCTCCATCCTACCATGATATTAGAGAGAAATATTTAAAGCAAGAAGTAGATCACACGATAAACTTGCTTGAGGAGTACAAGttagaatggaaaaaaacagGTTGCTCAATAATGTCTGATGGATGGACTGATAAGAAAAGGCGTTCTATTTGCAACTTTTTGGTTAATAGTCCTAAAGggacaatttttttatcatcggTAGATACCTCTAATATATCCAAGACTGCTGATAAGGTATTTGAGATGTTGGATGCTATTGTGGAGAGGATTGGAGAGGAAAATATGGTGCAAGTAGTCACTGACAATGCTGCAAATTATAAGGCAGCAGGGCAATTGTtaatgggaaaaagaaaaagattgttTTGGACACCATGTGCTGCCCATTGTATTGACTTGATATTGGAAGATTTTGAGAAGAAAGTAGAGGTCCATCAAGTAACTATTGCTAATGGGAGGAGAATCACCTCATACATATATTCAAGAACTATTCTCATTTCCATGCTCAGACACTTTACAAAAGGGAAGGATTTGATTAGGCCTGCTGCCACTAGATTTGCTACTGCATACTTAACTCTTGGATGTTTGAGTGATTGTAAGATACAGTTGATGACAATGTTTACTTCCATCCAATGGAGGTCATGTAGGTtttcaaaaacagaagaagGGAAGCGAATTCAAAGTTGTGTTTTGGACAGCAAGTTTTGGCATGATGTTACTATATGTATTAAGGCAGCATATCCTTTGATAAAAGTTCTTCGATTGGTTGATTCAGATGAGAAACCAGCTATGGGTTTTATATATGAAGCAATGGATCAAGCCAAAGAGAAGATACAGGTGAATTTTAGTTGTGTGAAAAAAAG ttatATGCCTATATGGAATATCATTGATGCAAGATGGGAACTTCAACTTCACAGACCTTTACATGCAGCAGCATATTATTTGAATcctcattatcattataattctaattttaaagttaatgccaacattaaaattggattatatcaaTGCTTAGAAAGGATGGTGCCCGATGCAAGTGAAAGGTGTAAAATTGACTTGCAACTTGATTCATTCAAGGATGCAAGTGGGTTGTTCGGTATTGAGGCTGCCAAGATAACAAGGGATAAAAAGACTCCAGCTAAATGGTGGGATTCTTATGGGGATGAATGTCCAGAGCTACAAAAATTTGCAATTCGAGTTCTAAGTTTGACTTGTAGTTCATCTGGATGCGAGCGAAACTGGAGTGCATTTGAGAtg GTTCATACAAAACGAAGAAATCGTTTGcaccagaaaaaaatgaatgacttggtatttgtaatgtgcaatctgaaattaaatgataaccAAGTCAAAAAGCAAGCTAATGATTTTGGTGAAGTTTTTGATCATCTCTCAtctgatgatgattggataacCGAGGGAGAGAAACATGATGGTTCATCCAGCTTTGATTTGCTTGGTGTCATTGATAGTGCAACACGAAGGAAAAACGGtaaagaagatgaaagtgatgatgaagaaaatctTAATGGTGTTGGGATGGAGTGTCATGGAACTGAAGATGATTTAGAGATTCAAAATGATGTCAATTCAGATAATTCAAGGAGCTTGGAGTTAAATATTGTTGACAATATTGGTGTTGGTCCTGGTACTAGTAGTAGCACTAATGTTCCTAATATCGGTGCTGGTACTAGTAGTAGCACTAATGTTCCTTTAGATGGTAATGATTTTGATAACTGTTTTAGGAATAATGAGGGAGACAAAGGTAATGACGGTGtgtttagtttacatgacacacctACAGACTGTTTGTTTTAG